In a genomic window of Cynocephalus volans isolate mCynVol1 chromosome 1, mCynVol1.pri, whole genome shotgun sequence:
- the LOC134386165 gene encoding UDP-glucuronosyltransferase 1A10-like, whose product MAPAIVTGPLPLCVCLLLTGGLAEAGKLLVMPMDGSHWFTMRSVVEKLMDRGHEVVIVMPGVSWHLGKLSNWTVKTYSTSYTLEDLDHKFMVFANDQWKTPAQSVFSVLMSSAYSFMELFHSHCRSLFNDRKLIEYLKESSFDAVFLDPFDMCGLIVAKYFSLPSVVFARGIFCNYLEEGAQSPSPLSYVPRLFSGFSDVMTFKERVQNYIFHLEEQLFCPILFKSASDIASEILQTPVTASDLFSHTSIWLLRTDFVLDYPRPVMPNIFFVGGINCSPCKPLPQVSYPFFSTRRIMWLGP is encoded by the coding sequence ATGGCTCCTGCAATTGTGACCGGCCccctccctctgtgtgtgtgtctgctgcTGACAGGTGGCCTGGCCGAGGCAGGCAAGCTGCTGGTGATGCCCATGGATGGGAGCCACTGGTTTACCATGCGTTCGGTTGTGGAGAAGCTCATGGATAGAGGCCATGAGGTGGTCATAGTCATGCCAGGGGTGAGTTGGCACCTGGGAAAACTGTCGAATTGGACAGTAAAGACGTATTCAACTTCTTACACTCTGGAGGATTTGGATCACAAGTTCATGGTTTTTGCCAATGATCAATGGAAAACTCCAGCACAAAGTGTATTTTCTGTGCTCATGAGTTCAGCCTACAGTTTTATGGAATTGTTTCATTCACATTGTAGGAGTTTGTTTAATGACAGGAAATTAATAGAATACTTGAAAGAGAGTTCTTTTGATGCAGTTTTCCTGGATCCGTTTGACATGTGTGGCTTGATTGTTGCCAAATATTTTTCACTCCCATCTGTGGTCTTCGCCAGGGGGATATTTTGCAATTATCTTGAAGAAGGTGCACAGAGCCCCAGTCCTCTTTCTTATGTTCCCAGACTTTTCTCAGGGTTCTCAGATGTCATGACCTTCAAAGAGAGAGTACAGAACTACATTTTCCACTTGGAGGAGCAATTATTTTGCCCCATTCTTTTCAAAAGTGCCTCAGACATTGCCTCTGAAATTCTCCAGACACCTGTGACAGCATCTGATCTCTTCAGCCACACATCCATTTGGTTGTTACGAACTGACTTTGTTTTGGACTATCCCAGACCTGTGATGCCCAACATTTTCTTTGTTGGTGGCATCAACTGCAGTCCCTGCAAGCCACTGCCTCAGGTGAGTTATCCCTTCTTTAGCACACGAAGAATAATGTGGCTTGGCCCTTGA